One region of Alosa alosa isolate M-15738 ecotype Scorff River chromosome 1, AALO_Geno_1.1, whole genome shotgun sequence genomic DNA includes:
- the exosc9 gene encoding exosome complex component RRP45 isoform X2, with protein MKDTPLSNCERTFLLKAIEERKRVDGRETYDYRNIKITFGMDYGFCIVDLGKTKVMSQVSCELAVPKETRPSEGILFTNVELSPMASPAFESNRQSDLLVKLNRQLERCLRTSKCFDMESLCVISGEKVWRINVDVHVLNHDGNLMDAVSIAAITSLSQFRRPEVSIQGRDVTVHTAEERDPVPLSIYHMPISVSFAFFQQGSYLLVDPNDREERVMEGLLVIAMNKHREICSIQSSGGIMLLKEQVLRCSKIASVKVSEITELIQKALENDKRARKDRGKFGFAESLPKERITALKTQEAPVEMKDIQETASAIISKAEVPLNTQAVRSPVVHAVGVGQVGEGVTSSWGLEEEEEEEEEEGDKEGEMEERTDKKKWKKGDVVVISDSEEEDVVMLNQ; from the exons ATGAAAGATACACCATTATCAAATTGTGAGCGGACATTTCTGCTCAAGGCGATAGAGGAAAGAAAG CGGGTGGACGGAAGAGAAACATACGACTACAGAAATATCAAGATCACGTTTGGCATGGACTATGGATTTTGTATTGTTGATCTTGGAAAAACAAA GGTCATGTCGCAGGTATCCTGTGAACTGGCTGTCCCCAAAGAAACTCGTCCTTCAGAAGGGATCCTATTCACCAACGTGGAGCTGTCACCAATGGCCTCGCCTGCATTTGAATCTAACAG GCAGTCAGATTTGTTGGTGAAGTTGAATAGACAATTGGAGCGCTGCCTACGGACCTCAAAGTGCTTTGACATGGAGTCATTGTGTGTCATCTCCGGAGAAAAG GTGTGGAGGATCAATGTGGATGTTCACGTGTTGAACCATGATGGGAATCTAATGGACGCAGTAAGCATAGCAGCCATCACATCTCTCTCACAATTCAGACGGCCAGAGGTCAGCATCCAGGGACGAGACGTCACTGTG catACAGCTGAAGAGAGAGACCCTGTTCCACTAAGCATTTATCATATGCCTATCAGCGTAAGCTTTGCCTTCTTTCAGCAAGG GTCTTATTTACTGGTGGACCCAAATGACCgtgaggagagagtgatggagggtCTGCTGGTCATCGCCATGAACAAACACCGAGAGATCTGCTCCATCCAGTCCAGCGGAGGCATCATGTTGCTTaaggagcag GTCCTGCGCTGCAGCAAGATCGCCAGTGTGAAAGTGTCTGAGATCACAGAGCTCATCCAGAAAGCCCTGGAGAATGACAAGagagccag GAAAGACAGAGGCAAGTTTGGATTTGCAGAGTCCTTGCCTAAAGAGCGAATCACTGCACTGAAAACACAAGAAGCCCCAGTGGAAATGAAGGACATCCAGGAGACTGCTAGTGCAATCATCAGTAAGGCAGAGGTCCCACTGAACAC CCAAGCGGTACGTTCCCCAGTGGTGCATGCTGTAGGGGTTGGGCAGGTGGGTGAAGGCGTAACCAGCTCATGGggcctggaggaggaggaggaggaggaggaggaagagggggacaAAGAAGGAGAAATGGAAGAAAGGACGGATAAGAAAAAATGGAAGAAAG GTGACGTTGTTGTCATCTCAGATAGTGAAGAGGAGGATGTTGTTATGTTGAACCAGTAG
- the exosc9 gene encoding exosome complex component RRP45 isoform X1, translating to MKDTPLSNCERTFLLKAIEERKRVDGRETYDYRNIKITFGMDYGFCIVDLGKTKVMSQVSCELAVPKETRPSEGILFTNVELSPMASPAFESNRQSDLLVKLNRQLERCLRTSKCFDMESLCVISGEKVWRINVDVHVLNHDGNLMDAVSIAAITSLSQFRRPEVSIQGRDVTVHTAEERDPVPLSIYHMPISVSFAFFQQGSYLLVDPNDREERVMEGLLVIAMNKHREICSIQSSGGIMLLKEQVLRCSKIASVKVSEITELIQKALENDKRARKDRGKFGFAESLPKERITALKTQEAPVEMKDIQETASAIISKAEVPLNTSQAVRSPVVHAVGVGQVGEGVTSSWGLEEEEEEEEEEGDKEGEMEERTDKKKWKKGDVVVISDSEEEDVVMLNQ from the exons ATGAAAGATACACCATTATCAAATTGTGAGCGGACATTTCTGCTCAAGGCGATAGAGGAAAGAAAG CGGGTGGACGGAAGAGAAACATACGACTACAGAAATATCAAGATCACGTTTGGCATGGACTATGGATTTTGTATTGTTGATCTTGGAAAAACAAA GGTCATGTCGCAGGTATCCTGTGAACTGGCTGTCCCCAAAGAAACTCGTCCTTCAGAAGGGATCCTATTCACCAACGTGGAGCTGTCACCAATGGCCTCGCCTGCATTTGAATCTAACAG GCAGTCAGATTTGTTGGTGAAGTTGAATAGACAATTGGAGCGCTGCCTACGGACCTCAAAGTGCTTTGACATGGAGTCATTGTGTGTCATCTCCGGAGAAAAG GTGTGGAGGATCAATGTGGATGTTCACGTGTTGAACCATGATGGGAATCTAATGGACGCAGTAAGCATAGCAGCCATCACATCTCTCTCACAATTCAGACGGCCAGAGGTCAGCATCCAGGGACGAGACGTCACTGTG catACAGCTGAAGAGAGAGACCCTGTTCCACTAAGCATTTATCATATGCCTATCAGCGTAAGCTTTGCCTTCTTTCAGCAAGG GTCTTATTTACTGGTGGACCCAAATGACCgtgaggagagagtgatggagggtCTGCTGGTCATCGCCATGAACAAACACCGAGAGATCTGCTCCATCCAGTCCAGCGGAGGCATCATGTTGCTTaaggagcag GTCCTGCGCTGCAGCAAGATCGCCAGTGTGAAAGTGTCTGAGATCACAGAGCTCATCCAGAAAGCCCTGGAGAATGACAAGagagccag GAAAGACAGAGGCAAGTTTGGATTTGCAGAGTCCTTGCCTAAAGAGCGAATCACTGCACTGAAAACACAAGAAGCCCCAGTGGAAATGAAGGACATCCAGGAGACTGCTAGTGCAATCATCAGTAAGGCAGAGGTCCCACTGAACAC CAGCCAAGCGGTACGTTCCCCAGTGGTGCATGCTGTAGGGGTTGGGCAGGTGGGTGAAGGCGTAACCAGCTCATGGggcctggaggaggaggaggaggaggaggaggaagagggggacaAAGAAGGAGAAATGGAAGAAAGGACGGATAAGAAAAAATGGAAGAAAG GTGACGTTGTTGTCATCTCAGATAGTGAAGAGGAGGATGTTGTTATGTTGAACCAGTAG